One genomic segment of uncultured Desulfobacter sp. includes these proteins:
- a CDS encoding efflux RND transporter periplasmic adaptor subunit, translating into MKHFLLGFVTAVIIAGGYLYSSGLLAPPWAGAQKGQAPAPAQQANTQSAQAGPPVEVAVYTVKPQEVVFTKDLAGRTSAYQVAEIRPQVTGIILKRMFTQGSIVKKGQQLYQIDPSTYKAAYESAAASLVRAQADVKAVEPKLARYSRLVKMGGVSRQVYDDTVAALAQAKADVAVAKANLAAAKIDLDYTKVFSPISGRIGKSSVTEGALVTANQITALAVVQNLNQIYVDVNQSSEELLALKKGLTNPEDHSMVRLFIGKDGTPYGLEGKLLFSDATVDQSTGMVQLRVLFPNPDNDLLPGLFVRARVEQSRREKAIVVPQQSVVRNADGSVFVWVVDKEDIVTYRNITVLQAIKDQWLVSSGLAPGDRVVVEGLQKISNQAKVITVEFNVSANS; encoded by the coding sequence ATGAAGCATTTTTTGCTTGGTTTTGTTACGGCCGTGATCATTGCTGGCGGATACTTGTATTCTTCAGGCCTGCTTGCCCCGCCCTGGGCTGGAGCACAAAAAGGCCAGGCCCCGGCTCCGGCCCAGCAGGCAAATACCCAATCTGCCCAGGCCGGTCCGCCGGTTGAGGTTGCCGTTTATACGGTCAAACCCCAGGAGGTGGTGTTCACCAAAGATCTAGCCGGCAGAACGTCGGCATACCAGGTGGCTGAAATTCGTCCCCAGGTGACGGGCATTATCCTTAAAAGAATGTTTACCCAGGGCAGTATCGTTAAAAAAGGACAGCAGCTTTATCAGATTGATCCTTCCACTTACAAGGCCGCCTATGAATCTGCGGCAGCAAGTCTGGTTCGTGCCCAGGCGGATGTCAAGGCTGTGGAACCCAAGCTTGCCCGGTACAGCCGCCTGGTAAAAATGGGCGGTGTCAGCCGCCAGGTGTATGACGATACCGTGGCAGCCCTGGCCCAGGCCAAGGCCGATGTGGCGGTAGCCAAGGCAAATCTGGCCGCCGCAAAAATCGATCTGGATTATACCAAGGTGTTTTCACCCATATCCGGGCGCATCGGCAAGTCATCGGTGACCGAAGGCGCTCTGGTGACGGCCAACCAGATCACTGCCCTTGCCGTGGTCCAGAACCTGAATCAAATTTATGTAGACGTGAACCAGTCCAGCGAAGAGTTGCTGGCTTTGAAAAAAGGGCTGACAAACCCAGAAGATCATTCCATGGTCAGACTGTTTATTGGTAAAGACGGCACCCCCTATGGCCTTGAAGGCAAATTGTTGTTCTCCGATGCCACGGTGGACCAGAGCACCGGCATGGTCCAGCTTCGCGTGCTGTTTCCCAATCCGGACAACGATCTTCTGCCGGGACTTTTTGTCCGGGCCCGGGTGGAACAGTCCCGCCGGGAAAAAGCCATTGTGGTGCCCCAGCAGTCCGTGGTCCGCAATGCAGACGGATCTGTTTTTGTATGGGTTGTGGACAAGGAAGATATCGTAACATACCGGAACATCACAGTGCTTCAGGCGATCAAAGACCAGTGGTTGGTCTCTTCCGGTCTTGCCCCCGGCGACCGGGTGGTGGTGGAGGGCCTGCAGAAAATCAGCAACCAGGCCAAGGTTATAACCGTGGAATTCAACGTTTCCGCCAACTCCTGA
- a CDS encoding efflux RND transporter permease subunit, with protein MSRFFINRPIFAWVIAIVIMLAGVFAVITLPVEQYPQIAPPSISIETYYPGASAQVLEDSVTQVIEQALTGIDYLRYFSSSSDSSGQLEIELTFEPEADPDIAQVQVQNKISKVESLLPEEVQQQGISVQKATKSFLLVVGMYSEDGSMSDDDIADYLKSNMADPVSRVQGVGDVTVFGSQHAMRIWLNPEKLNAFNLMPSDVTAAIRARNADISSGQLGGAPAIDGQQLNAVVTAQTKLKTVEDFENILVKVNTDGAQIRVRDVARVELGSETYGLTTRYNGKPACAMAINLATGANALDTAQRIKDKVKELSVFMPKGLGIAYPYDTTPFVRLSIQEVVKTLIEAIILVFFVMYLFLQNFRATLIPSIAVPVVLLGTFGILSAFGFSINTLSMFAMVLAIGLLVDDAIVVVENVERVMSETGLPPKEATRQSMDQITGALVGIAMVLSAVFIPMAFFSGSTGAIYRQFSLTLVSAMGLSVLVALVLTPALCSTMLKPVEKGHRDKKKGFFGWFNKGFDLTKSTYTNSVKYAATRIFRFLVIYALILGALVYVFKAIPTGFLPDEDQGMMMTILSAPPGATMERTRQSVEKAEDYYLNTESENVESLFTVVGFSFAGRGQNMAMGFLNLRDWEERHRPDQKSAAIAGRAMRNLYSVKDASIYAFIPPAIREMGNATGFDFMLVDRGGLGHTALMDARNQMLGMAAQNPKLVGVRPNGLSDVPQYTLHIDYEKAEALGVTTANITGVLQTAWGSSYVNDFMDLSRLKKVYIQGDAPSRMLPEDIDRWHVRNNQGKMVPFSSFSYGEWSYGSPKLERYNGTSSVEILGAPAPGVSSGEAMTLIEDLAEKLPHGIVLEWTGLSYEERMAGSQTGMLYSVSLLFVFLCLAALYESWSIPFSVLLIVPLGIIGSVVATKWAGLYNDVYFQIALLTTVGLAAKNAILIVEFAKSLYEGGVGLIQSALSAAELRLRPILMTSFAFILGVTPLAINDGAGSASQNAIGIGVIGGMVAATSLAIIFVPLFFILIERGSEKKKQAESGQGE; from the coding sequence ATGTCTCGTTTTTTTATAAACCGCCCCATCTTTGCATGGGTTATCGCAATCGTCATCATGCTGGCCGGCGTCTTTGCCGTTATAACGCTTCCGGTGGAACAATACCCGCAGATTGCCCCGCCCAGCATATCCATCGAAACCTATTATCCCGGTGCGTCGGCCCAGGTACTCGAGGACAGTGTCACCCAGGTCATAGAACAGGCCCTGACCGGCATTGATTATTTAAGATACTTTTCCTCATCCAGTGACTCGTCAGGTCAGCTTGAAATAGAGCTCACTTTTGAACCGGAAGCGGATCCGGACATTGCCCAGGTCCAGGTGCAGAATAAAATATCCAAGGTGGAAAGCCTTCTGCCCGAAGAAGTCCAGCAACAGGGAATAAGTGTCCAGAAAGCCACCAAGAGTTTTCTTCTGGTTGTGGGCATGTATTCCGAAGACGGCAGCATGAGCGATGATGATATCGCCGATTACCTCAAGTCCAACATGGCGGACCCGGTTTCCCGTGTTCAGGGTGTCGGGGATGTGACGGTGTTCGGATCCCAGCATGCCATGCGAATCTGGTTGAACCCTGAAAAGCTTAATGCCTTTAATCTTATGCCTTCGGATGTCACGGCCGCCATCCGGGCACGCAACGCGGATATTTCTTCGGGCCAGCTCGGCGGGGCGCCTGCCATCGACGGGCAGCAGCTTAATGCCGTGGTTACGGCCCAGACCAAGCTGAAAACCGTGGAAGATTTTGAAAACATACTGGTCAAGGTGAATACTGACGGTGCCCAAATTCGCGTAAGGGATGTGGCCCGGGTGGAACTAGGATCTGAAACATACGGATTGACGACCCGGTACAACGGAAAACCCGCCTGTGCCATGGCCATCAACCTTGCCACAGGCGCCAATGCCCTGGACACGGCCCAACGAATCAAGGACAAGGTAAAGGAGTTATCCGTATTTATGCCCAAAGGGCTTGGCATCGCATATCCCTATGATACCACCCCGTTTGTCCGCCTTTCCATCCAGGAGGTGGTCAAAACCCTGATCGAGGCCATTATCCTTGTATTTTTCGTCATGTATTTGTTTTTGCAGAATTTTCGGGCAACACTGATTCCCTCTATTGCGGTGCCGGTGGTGCTTCTGGGCACCTTCGGGATATTGTCGGCCTTTGGGTTCAGCATCAACACCCTGTCCATGTTTGCCATGGTCCTGGCCATCGGCCTTCTGGTGGATGACGCCATTGTTGTCGTGGAAAACGTGGAACGTGTCATGTCCGAAACAGGCCTGCCGCCCAAAGAAGCCACCAGGCAGTCCATGGACCAGATTACAGGTGCCCTTGTGGGTATTGCCATGGTACTTTCTGCGGTTTTTATCCCCATGGCCTTTTTCTCCGGCTCCACCGGCGCCATCTACCGGCAGTTTTCCTTGACCCTGGTATCCGCCATGGGGCTTTCCGTTCTGGTGGCCCTGGTCCTGACCCCGGCCCTTTGTTCCACCATGCTCAAACCTGTGGAAAAGGGACACCGCGATAAGAAAAAAGGTTTTTTCGGCTGGTTTAACAAAGGCTTTGATCTAACAAAATCCACATACACAAACAGTGTCAAATATGCCGCCACCCGGATTTTTCGATTCCTTGTTATTTATGCATTGATCCTTGGAGCCCTGGTGTATGTTTTCAAGGCGATTCCCACAGGATTTCTGCCCGACGAGGACCAGGGCATGATGATGACCATCCTTTCCGCGCCTCCCGGTGCCACCATGGAACGAACTCGGCAATCCGTGGAAAAAGCGGAAGACTATTATCTGAACACGGAATCGGAAAACGTCGAAAGCCTGTTTACCGTTGTGGGCTTCAGCTTTGCCGGCAGAGGCCAGAATATGGCCATGGGGTTTTTAAATCTCCGGGACTGGGAAGAACGCCATCGTCCGGACCAAAAGTCCGCAGCCATTGCCGGCCGGGCCATGCGCAACCTTTACAGCGTCAAGGATGCATCCATATATGCGTTCATTCCCCCTGCCATTCGGGAGATGGGCAATGCCACAGGCTTTGACTTCATGCTGGTGGATAGAGGCGGGTTAGGGCATACCGCCCTGATGGATGCCAGAAACCAAATGCTGGGCATGGCCGCCCAGAATCCCAAACTTGTGGGTGTCCGCCCTAACGGTTTGTCTGATGTGCCCCAGTACACATTGCATATTGATTATGAAAAGGCCGAAGCTTTAGGGGTTACCACGGCAAACATCACAGGTGTTCTGCAAACCGCCTGGGGCTCTTCCTATGTCAATGACTTCATGGACCTGTCCCGTTTGAAAAAAGTATACATCCAGGGGGATGCCCCTTCCAGAATGCTGCCCGAAGATATTGACCGGTGGCATGTACGCAATAATCAGGGTAAGATGGTTCCCTTCTCCTCCTTTTCCTATGGCGAGTGGTCCTACGGCTCGCCCAAACTGGAGCGGTATAACGGCACCTCGTCTGTGGAAATCCTGGGCGCTCCGGCTCCGGGTGTCAGCTCCGGCGAGGCCATGACCCTTATCGAAGATCTGGCCGAAAAACTTCCCCATGGTATTGTCCTGGAGTGGACCGGTTTATCCTATGAAGAACGCATGGCCGGTTCCCAGACCGGCATGCTGTACTCAGTGTCACTGCTGTTCGTATTCTTGTGCCTGGCCGCGCTGTATGAAAGCTGGTCCATCCCGTTCTCTGTTTTGCTGATCGTACCTTTAGGGATCATCGGTTCCGTGGTTGCCACGAAATGGGCCGGTTTATACAATGACGTTTACTTTCAGATTGCGTTGCTCACCACGGTAGGCCTTGCCGCCAAAAACGCCATTCTCATCGTGGAATTTGCCAAAAGCCTTTACGAGGGTGGCGTGGGGTTGATTCAATCGGCCCTGTCCGCGGCTGAACTGAGGCTTCGCCCGATTTTGATGACTTCCTTTGCGTTTATCCTGGGTGTGACGCCGTTGGCCATTAACGACGGGGCCGGGTCTGCCAGCCAAAACGCCATCGGCATCGGCGTTATCGGCGGTATGGTCGCCGCCACATCCCTGGCGATTATTTTTGTTCCCCTCTTTTTTATCCTCATTGAAAGGGGCAGCGAAAAGAAAAAACAGGCCGAAAGCGGCCAAGGAGAATAA
- a CDS encoding efflux transporter outer membrane subunit translates to MLYKIITAAVAGLMIVTAGCSFVPEYKQPAMPVADIWPDQLPASEDGSGQSAADIAFQDYFTSQTLQQIIAMALENNRDLKVALLNIEQAKAAYRIKKSDELPVIAGSAGLSREGVSEDDSIYGKAYTSDTAMSVGLGITAYEFDFFGRVKSLSQSALETYLATREAASSTRIALVAQTADAYVNLLARRNLQHLAQETYKAQKATYDVIKTQYDAGSTDQLALAQAATSTERAKAAIYQYKRLVAQAENALVYLAGPGVYDLIKAPETPSETIDDIGFVTRLPAGLPSRILLARPDIQAAEHQLKAANADIGAARAAMYPTISLTGSLGFAGESLSYLFDPSRSLSWGFSPNINIPIFNREGLKANLDVATVGEKIAAARYEGAIQTAFREVADQLVARKHYKDQLDAQNALVSATRDAYNLSKARYDNGIDDFLAVLDSQRALFSAEQVAIALKQAYLSNLINLYKVMGGGKMDTSNAN, encoded by the coding sequence GTGTTATATAAAATTATTACGGCAGCCGTTGCCGGCCTGATGATTGTCACTGCCGGTTGTTCCTTTGTTCCTGAATATAAGCAGCCGGCAATGCCTGTGGCCGATATCTGGCCGGACCAATTGCCGGCATCCGAAGACGGCTCCGGACAAAGCGCCGCTGACATTGCCTTTCAGGATTACTTTACATCCCAGACCCTGCAGCAGATCATTGCCATGGCCCTGGAAAACAACCGGGATCTGAAGGTGGCTTTGCTCAATATTGAGCAGGCAAAGGCGGCCTACCGGATTAAAAAGTCCGATGAGCTGCCCGTCATTGCCGGCAGCGCCGGTCTGAGCCGCGAGGGTGTCTCGGAAGACGACAGCATTTATGGGAAGGCATATACATCGGATACAGCCATGAGTGTGGGGCTGGGCATCACGGCTTATGAATTTGATTTTTTTGGCCGGGTTAAAAGTCTGAGCCAAAGCGCCCTTGAAACTTATCTTGCCACCCGGGAAGCTGCATCAAGCACCCGCATTGCCCTGGTGGCCCAGACCGCAGACGCCTATGTCAACCTGCTGGCCCGAAGAAACCTGCAGCACCTTGCCCAGGAGACATATAAGGCCCAGAAAGCCACCTATGATGTAATTAAAACCCAGTATGATGCAGGGTCCACAGACCAGCTTGCCCTGGCCCAGGCGGCCACATCCACAGAACGGGCCAAAGCCGCCATTTACCAGTACAAGCGACTGGTCGCCCAGGCGGAAAACGCCTTGGTATACCTTGCCGGTCCCGGTGTGTATGATCTTATCAAGGCGCCTGAAACCCCATCTGAAACCATTGACGATATCGGGTTTGTGACCCGGCTGCCGGCAGGGCTCCCCTCCCGGATCCTTCTGGCCAGGCCGGATATCCAGGCCGCCGAGCATCAATTAAAGGCGGCCAATGCAGACATTGGTGCGGCCCGGGCAGCCATGTATCCCACCATCAGCCTGACCGGTTCCCTCGGGTTTGCCGGCGAGAGTCTTTCCTATCTGTTTGATCCGTCCAGAAGCCTTTCATGGGGCTTTTCGCCCAATATCAATATCCCCATTTTCAATCGGGAAGGCCTCAAAGCCAATCTGGATGTCGCCACCGTTGGCGAAAAAATTGCGGCAGCCCGGTATGAAGGTGCCATTCAGACAGCGTTCCGGGAAGTGGCAGACCAGTTGGTAGCACGCAAACATTACAAAGATCAGCTGGATGCCCAGAATGCATTGGTATCTGCTACCCGGGACGCGTATAATTTGTCCAAGGCCAGGTATGACAATGGCATAGATGATTTTCTCGCTGTTCTGGATTCCCAGCGGGCGCTTTTCAGTGCTGAGCAGGTCGCCATTGCGCTGAAACAGGCCTATTTAAGCAACCTGATTAACCTTTACAAGGTCATGGGTGGCGGAAAAATGGATACTTCCAACGCCAATTAA
- a CDS encoding type II toxin-antitoxin system Phd/YefM family antitoxin: MPQVNIHQAKTQFSKLIVSVENGEEVIIARHGKPVAKLVPISKDTSPRRPGSAKGKFKVPPDFFEPLPPDILKAFEQ, encoded by the coding sequence ATGCCTCAGGTTAATATACACCAAGCAAAAACACAGTTTTCAAAATTAATTGTATCTGTTGAAAATGGGGAAGAAGTTATTATAGCCCGCCATGGCAAGCCTGTCGCAAAACTTGTACCGATATCAAAAGATACCAGCCCCCGCAGACCCGGCTCAGCCAAAGGAAAATTCAAGGTTCCTCCTGATTTCTTTGAGCCGCTTCCTCCGGATATCCTTAAGGCGTTTGAGCAATGA
- a CDS encoding type II toxin-antitoxin system VapC family toxin, translating into MNFLLDTHTFLWWITDDAQLSSVAFDIIQDGNNVLFWSAASSWEIAIKHALGRLPLPEPPEIFIPKELKKNRIEALQINDLHAFYAGRLSSYHKDPFDRMLIAQARTESLVLLSCDSVFSQYDVVIKW; encoded by the coding sequence ATGAACTTTCTTTTGGATACCCACACTTTTTTATGGTGGATTACCGATGATGCCCAATTATCATCCGTTGCTTTTGATATTATCCAGGACGGTAACAATGTGTTGTTCTGGAGTGCAGCAAGTTCCTGGGAGATTGCCATAAAACATGCCCTTGGCCGTCTACCCTTGCCGGAGCCGCCGGAAATATTTATTCCAAAAGAGCTTAAGAAAAACCGGATTGAAGCCCTTCAAATCAATGATCTTCATGCGTTTTATGCAGGCCGGCTTTCTTCCTATCATAAAGATCCGTTTGATCGTATGCTTATAGCCCAGGCGCGAACAGAATCGCTTGTCCTGCTGTCATGCGATTCTGTGTTTAGTCAATATGATGTTGTGATCAAATGGTGA
- the typA gene encoding translational GTPase TypA: MKKNSAVNDKLRNVAIIAHVDHGKTTLVDAMFKQSGMFREGQAVDDRLMDSMDLERERGITIAAKNCSVTCNGIKINIIDTPGHADFGGEVERALSMADSAILLVDASEGPLPQTRFVLKKTFEAGLPVLVIINKIDRKDARPDEVLDMVYDLFIDLGATDEQLDFTYLYAIGRDGIVKRELEEEVDNLKVLFDIIINEMPAPSYDPDAPFQMLVSDLGYSDYLGRLAIGKVFNGSAASNASLVCMDEDGGQKQLKVSKLQSYDGMTLVPVAQADTGDIVVLAGIEDVKIGDTICTRENPLALPRISVDEPTVFMRFAINTSPFAGKEGKNVQSRKIRERLLKETLLNVAIEVEESNNDDSFVVKGRGELQLAILIETMRREDFELCVGRPRVIYREENGQTLEPIEHLFVDCDENFMGVVTEKLSVRKGKMTNLVNNGKGRVHLEFSIPSRSLIGYRDEFMTDTRGTGILNSYLSGYEPYRGDFPVRYTGSIVCDRQGKAVPYALFNLEPRGRLLISPGTPVYEGMVIGEHNRHSDIDVNACKEKKLTNMRASGKDDATTCSPVKPMTLEEAIHFIRDDEMVEVTPSSIRIRKVELNAGKRHLLAGKLKKKDSES; the protein is encoded by the coding sequence ATGAAAAAAAACAGTGCAGTAAATGATAAATTAAGAAATGTTGCCATCATCGCCCATGTTGACCATGGTAAAACCACGCTGGTTGATGCCATGTTTAAACAAAGCGGGATGTTCCGGGAAGGCCAGGCCGTGGATGACCGGCTCATGGACTCCATGGACCTGGAGCGGGAACGGGGCATTACCATTGCCGCCAAAAACTGCTCGGTCACCTGCAACGGGATAAAGATCAATATTATTGATACCCCGGGCCATGCCGATTTCGGCGGTGAGGTGGAGCGCGCCCTTTCCATGGCGGATTCCGCCATTCTGCTGGTGGATGCCTCCGAAGGGCCTTTACCCCAGACCCGGTTTGTACTCAAAAAGACCTTTGAAGCAGGTCTTCCCGTGCTTGTGATCATCAACAAGATTGATCGCAAGGATGCCCGGCCCGACGAGGTGCTGGACATGGTCTATGACCTGTTTATCGACCTTGGCGCTACGGACGAACAGCTGGATTTCACCTATCTTTACGCCATTGGCCGGGATGGGATTGTCAAGCGGGAACTGGAAGAAGAGGTGGACAACCTGAAGGTGCTTTTTGATATCATTATCAATGAAATGCCCGCGCCGTCTTATGATCCCGACGCCCCTTTCCAGATGCTGGTGTCGGATCTTGGCTATTCCGATTACCTGGGGCGCCTTGCCATTGGCAAGGTATTCAACGGGTCTGCCGCCTCCAACGCATCTTTGGTATGCATGGATGAGGACGGCGGCCAGAAACAGCTTAAGGTGTCAAAACTCCAGTCCTATGACGGCATGACGCTGGTGCCGGTGGCCCAGGCAGACACCGGAGATATCGTGGTTTTGGCAGGCATTGAGGATGTTAAAATCGGTGATACCATATGCACCCGGGAAAATCCCCTGGCCCTGCCCAGGATCTCAGTGGACGAACCGACAGTGTTCATGCGGTTTGCCATTAACACCTCGCCCTTTGCCGGCAAAGAGGGTAAAAACGTTCAGTCCAGGAAAATCCGGGAGCGCCTGCTCAAGGAAACCCTGCTCAACGTGGCCATTGAAGTGGAAGAGAGCAATAATGACGACAGCTTTGTGGTTAAGGGCCGCGGAGAACTGCAGCTGGCCATCCTCATTGAAACCATGCGCCGGGAAGATTTTGAATTGTGCGTGGGGCGGCCCAGGGTAATTTACCGTGAAGAAAACGGCCAGACCCTGGAACCCATCGAACATCTGTTCGTGGACTGCGATGAAAATTTCATGGGCGTGGTCACCGAAAAGCTGTCCGTGAGAAAAGGCAAAATGACCAATCTGGTAAACAACGGCAAGGGCCGGGTCCACCTGGAATTTTCTATCCCGTCGCGTTCACTGATAGGGTACCGGGACGAGTTCATGACCGATACCCGGGGCACGGGGATCCTGAATTCCTACCTGTCCGGATATGAGCCATATCGCGGGGATTTCCCCGTGCGCTACACCGGCTCCATTGTATGCGACCGCCAGGGTAAGGCCGTGCCCTATGCGCTTTTTAACCTGGAACCCCGGGGGCGGTTGCTCATCTCACCGGGCACCCCGGTATACGAAGGCATGGTGATTGGCGAACACAACCGTCATTCGGATATTGACGTCAATGCCTGCAAGGAAAAAAAGCTGACCAACATGCGGGCCTCAGGAAAAGACGACGCCACCACCTGCTCTCCGGTTAAACCCATGACCCTGGAAGAAGCCATCCATTTTATCAGGGACGATGAAATGGTGGAGGTGACCCCCTCATCCATACGCATCCGCAAGGTGGAACTGAATGCCGGCAAACGCCATCTTCTGGCCGGAAAGCTCAAGAAAAAGGATTCCGAGTCCTGA
- a CDS encoding glycine zipper 2TM domain-containing protein, whose translation MNTAGSGIKLIVCIMAAAMMTMAGCASSSSNVYTHDQAMQAQTLETGTVESVKSIIIQASNPPVAGGAIGGVTGGVLGSTIGGGHGRDVATIVGALAGAAIGATIEREAGTKNGFEIVVNLDSGRTIVVVQEADVPMFPGDRVRVLTAPDGTTRVSK comes from the coding sequence ATGAATACAGCCGGATCAGGCATAAAGCTTATTGTTTGCATCATGGCTGCAGCGATGATGACCATGGCAGGATGCGCGTCATCCAGCTCCAATGTATATACCCATGACCAGGCCATGCAGGCCCAGACTTTGGAGACAGGGACTGTGGAATCTGTAAAATCCATCATTATCCAGGCCTCAAATCCCCCGGTTGCCGGTGGTGCCATCGGTGGTGTGACCGGCGGTGTTCTCGGCAGCACCATTGGCGGTGGCCATGGCCGGGATGTGGCCACCATTGTCGGGGCCCTGGCAGGTGCGGCCATTGGTGCAACCATTGAACGTGAGGCCGGAACCAAAAACGGTTTTGAAATTGTTGTTAACCTTGACAGTGGACGAACCATTGTGGTGGTCCAGGAGGCGGATGTACCGATGTTTCCCGGGGACAGGGTGCGGGTATTAACAGCCCCGGACGGCACCACCCGGGTATCTAAATAG
- a CDS encoding SagB/ThcOx family dehydrogenase — MADDKLKKYRYFLKDSIRKTIAFQFTDQNQGVPVPPIEKPYPEGATLIDLPGPDDWNGIPQAEITHAIGNRKSHRVYLNQSLSLKELAYLLWCTQGVRGKRFHGHAYRNVPSAGCRHALETYLAVFNVDDINPGMYRYLPLSHQLVFEFKDDLLSEKMIIASLNQSYPGKSAVTFIWSAIPYRMEWRYGLAAHKVIALDAGHVCQNLYIACEAIDAGTCAIAAYDQEELDELIGLDGEEEFAIYLAPVGKVRS; from the coding sequence ATGGCGGATGACAAACTTAAAAAGTATCGATACTTTCTCAAAGATAGTATCCGTAAAACAATTGCTTTCCAATTTACAGACCAAAATCAGGGAGTGCCCGTCCCGCCCATTGAAAAGCCGTACCCTGAGGGGGCAACCTTAATTGATCTTCCCGGTCCTGATGACTGGAATGGGATTCCTCAGGCAGAGATTACACACGCCATCGGCAATAGAAAAAGCCACCGGGTATATTTGAATCAAAGCCTGTCATTAAAAGAACTGGCATATCTGTTATGGTGTACCCAAGGCGTCAGGGGGAAAAGATTCCACGGCCATGCATACAGGAATGTGCCTTCTGCCGGCTGTCGCCATGCCCTTGAAACTTATCTTGCCGTTTTTAATGTGGATGACATTAATCCAGGCATGTACAGATATTTACCCCTTTCCCATCAACTCGTATTTGAATTCAAAGATGATCTGCTGTCAGAAAAAATGATAATTGCGTCCCTTAACCAATCTTATCCGGGTAAATCAGCCGTTACATTTATCTGGTCTGCCATACCATATAGAATGGAGTGGCGGTATGGGTTGGCAGCCCATAAGGTCATTGCTCTGGATGCAGGGCATGTTTGCCAGAATCTATATATTGCCTGTGAAGCTATTGATGCCGGGACCTGTGCGATTGCGGCTTATGATCAGGAAGAATTAGATGAACTGATCGGCCTTGATGGTGAAGAGGAATTTGCCATATACCTGGCCCCTGTGGGGAAAGTAAGATCTTAA
- a CDS encoding CGGC domain-containing protein gives MEKVLIVGCKKAMDDVCIGCSRCLVGFNRKEGEFAVYKDKDAEIMGMINCGDCPGAAIVTRLAQVSLWNKPMGEKVTKIHIAPCITDHCPHKDTMIKKIKAKSGVEVIEGTHPYKPDNIFA, from the coding sequence ATGGAAAAAGTATTAATTGTTGGTTGTAAAAAAGCTATGGATGATGTTTGTATCGGGTGCAGCAGATGTCTGGTGGGATTCAACCGCAAAGAGGGTGAATTCGCGGTTTACAAAGACAAGGATGCAGAGATCATGGGGATGATCAACTGCGGTGACTGTCCCGGTGCCGCTATTGTCACCCGGCTGGCCCAGGTTAGCCTGTGGAATAAACCCATGGGCGAAAAAGTAACCAAAATTCATATTGCCCCCTGTATCACTGATCACTGTCCCCATAAAGATACGATGATTAAAAAAATTAAAGCAAAATCAGGGGTTGAAGTAATTGAGGGTACCCATCCCTATAAACCGGACAATATTTTTGCTTAA
- a CDS encoding VOC family protein produces MNLCLRSLVFWFCVSVCCSQPFVITGCSGTKVVVPPVNVENQQTYQVGKFVWFDLFTTDIEQAAPFYEHLFGWKSAPVNASSSNLMTIFSNDKPIGNMVQRKKDTLVSKWLSYMSVADFDLALKTINCAHGKIIHNIGDLPDRGQVAIVSDDQKATFAIIKSSSGDPGDELGVNQWMDCELWTKNVNMAVLFYGQIVKYEPETIPLTETITYTQLMRDGLRRGGVVKIPWEGIEPEWIPYVAVRDISSMTAKVEELGGKILLEPEIESLDGRVAIIADPSGAVLGLQQIAEGGN; encoded by the coding sequence ATGAATTTGTGTTTGAGAAGTCTTGTTTTCTGGTTTTGTGTGTCAGTCTGCTGCTCACAGCCATTCGTTATTACCGGCTGTTCCGGGACAAAGGTTGTTGTTCCCCCTGTGAATGTTGAGAATCAGCAAACATACCAGGTTGGTAAGTTTGTGTGGTTTGACCTTTTCACTACAGATATTGAGCAGGCAGCCCCTTTTTATGAACATTTGTTTGGATGGAAATCGGCACCGGTAAATGCGTCTTCATCCAACTTGATGACCATTTTTTCCAACGATAAGCCCATAGGAAATATGGTCCAAAGGAAAAAAGATACCCTGGTTTCCAAATGGCTCTCTTATATGTCTGTGGCTGACTTTGATCTTGCCCTTAAAACGATTAACTGCGCGCATGGAAAGATAATTCATAATATCGGTGACCTTCCTGACCGGGGACAGGTCGCTATTGTTTCAGATGACCAAAAGGCGACCTTTGCCATTATTAAATCCAGCTCCGGCGATCCCGGCGACGAATTGGGCGTCAATCAATGGATGGATTGTGAGTTATGGACTAAAAATGTAAATATGGCGGTCCTTTTTTATGGACAGATCGTCAAATATGAACCGGAAACCATACCGCTCACAGAAACGATAACCTATACCCAGTTGATGAGAGACGGTTTAAGACGGGGTGGTGTTGTAAAAATTCCCTGGGAAGGGATTGAACCGGAATGGATTCCCTATGTTGCGGTCAGGGATATCAGTTCGATGACGGCCAAAGTAGAAGAACTGGGCGGAAAAATATTGCTGGAACCCGAAATCGAAAGTCTTGACGGCAGGGTTGCCATTATAGCAGATCCCAGCGGCGCTGTTTTGGGACTACAGCAGATAGCTGAAGGGGGAAACTAA